The proteins below are encoded in one region of Vanessa tameamea isolate UH-Manoa-2023 chromosome Z, ilVanTame1 primary haplotype, whole genome shotgun sequence:
- the LOC113404034 gene encoding zinc finger and BTB domain-containing protein 14-like isoform X1 has protein sequence MAIPEQFSLRWNDFHSNLSQSFQALLEGEDLVDVTLAAGGQYVHAHKLILSVCSPYFKELFKMNPCEHPIVILKDVAHHELRQLLQFMYRGEVHVRQQELSAFLHTAELLQIKGLTGGREKSESPPPVAEEDSSSTQPSVPEPVSDSLPEWVPPGEEITAEAALETVGPVVPKEEAARSPLKRLLKNTTNKNSFNINKKKPRPVNDIPAHAENTEYASDGEPMIDFDNDIFHNLVLPDSGKEAGWNCKTGGVKCPSCHRFFANRYNLKVHIRDKHDTREGTLQCDICQKRMRNPSCLRVHMYHHRKQAAYLAQLSAQGDQMRHVVQNMVENKWRTEAKAEFRETEKCKTHSARKSRLESAGEIVLPIRIPVPKFLGIKPRNVKANKRYVVHPLIIF, from the exons ATGGCGATACCTGAGCAGTTTTCCCTACGTTGGAACGATTTCCACTCAAATTTGTCCCAGTCATTTCAAGCATTACTGGAAGGTGAAGATCTCGTAGATGTGACGTTGGCGGCTGGTGGTCAATACGTACATGCTCACAAACTCATTCTGTCTGTTTGTAGCCCATACTTCAAGGAGCTGTTTAAG ATGAACCCCTGTGAACACCCCATAGTAATCCTCAAAGATGTAGCTCATCATGAACTAAGGCAGCTTCTGCAGTTCATGTATCGTGGTGAAGTACATGTTCGCCAGCAAGAGTTATCTGCCTTCTTACACACTGCTGAGTTATTGCAAATCAAAGGGCTTACTGGTGGTAGGGAG aaaagcGAGTCACCTCCACCAGTAGCAGAAGAAGATTCATCTAGTACACAACCATCAGTACCTGAACCAGTAAGTGACAGTTTGCCAGAATGGGTTCCACCAGGAGAAGAGATAACTGCTGAAGCTGCTTTGGAGACAGTTGGACCAGTAGTGCCAAAGGAAGAGGCAGCACGAAGTCCATTGAAGCG actattaaaaaacacaacaaacAAGAACAGCTTTAACATTAATAAGAAGAAACCTCGGCCAGTAAATGACATCCCCGCACATGCTGAAAATACAGAATATGCTTCAGATGG TGAACCCATGATCGACTTTGACAATGACATTTTTCACAACTTGGTGCTGCCAGATTCAGGAAAAGAGGCCG GATGGAACTGCAAAACGGGCGGGGTTAAATGTCCATCTTGCCACCGATTTTTCGCGAATCGATACAATCTAAAAGTACACATACGAGACAAACACGACACCAGGGAAGGGACATTACAATGCGATATATGTCAGAAGCGTATGAGAAATCCTTCCTGTCTCCGAGTTCACATGTATCACCACCGTAAACAAGCAGCTTATCTGGCCCAACTGAGTGCTCAAGGAGATCAAATGCGACACGT gGTTCAGAATATGGTCGAGAACAAATGGCGTACTGAAGCAAAAGCTGAGTTCAGGGAAACcgaaaa ATGTAAGACTCATAGTGCTCGTAAGAGTAGGCTGGAGAGTGCGGGCGAGATTGTACTCCCGATTAGGATTCCCGTGCCTAAGTTCTTAGGGATCAAACCTCGCAATGTTAAGGCAAACAAACGGTATGTCGTGCATCCGTTGATCatattttaa
- the LOC113404034 gene encoding modifier of mdg4-like isoform X2: MAIPEQFSLRWNDFHSNLSQSFQALLEGEDLVDVTLAAGGQYVHAHKLILSVCSPYFKELFKMNPCEHPIVILKDVAHHELRQLLQFMYRGEVHVRQQELSAFLHTAELLQIKGLTGGREKSESPPPVAEEDSSSTQPSVPEPVSDSLPEWVPPGEEITAEAALETVGPVVPKEEAARSPLKRLLKNTTNKNSFNINKKKPRPVNDIPAHAENTEYASDGEPMIDFDNDIFHNLVLPDSGKEAGWNCKTGGVKCPSCHRFFANRYNLKVHIRDKHDTREGTLQCDICQKRMRNPSCLRVHMYHHRKQAAYLAQLSAQGDQMRHVVQNMVENKWRTEAKAEFRETENFPASAPAGEANNLQPAQQDVKFAPDAILPKTEANHETV, encoded by the exons ATGGCGATACCTGAGCAGTTTTCCCTACGTTGGAACGATTTCCACTCAAATTTGTCCCAGTCATTTCAAGCATTACTGGAAGGTGAAGATCTCGTAGATGTGACGTTGGCGGCTGGTGGTCAATACGTACATGCTCACAAACTCATTCTGTCTGTTTGTAGCCCATACTTCAAGGAGCTGTTTAAG ATGAACCCCTGTGAACACCCCATAGTAATCCTCAAAGATGTAGCTCATCATGAACTAAGGCAGCTTCTGCAGTTCATGTATCGTGGTGAAGTACATGTTCGCCAGCAAGAGTTATCTGCCTTCTTACACACTGCTGAGTTATTGCAAATCAAAGGGCTTACTGGTGGTAGGGAG aaaagcGAGTCACCTCCACCAGTAGCAGAAGAAGATTCATCTAGTACACAACCATCAGTACCTGAACCAGTAAGTGACAGTTTGCCAGAATGGGTTCCACCAGGAGAAGAGATAACTGCTGAAGCTGCTTTGGAGACAGTTGGACCAGTAGTGCCAAAGGAAGAGGCAGCACGAAGTCCATTGAAGCG actattaaaaaacacaacaaacAAGAACAGCTTTAACATTAATAAGAAGAAACCTCGGCCAGTAAATGACATCCCCGCACATGCTGAAAATACAGAATATGCTTCAGATGG TGAACCCATGATCGACTTTGACAATGACATTTTTCACAACTTGGTGCTGCCAGATTCAGGAAAAGAGGCCG GATGGAACTGCAAAACGGGCGGGGTTAAATGTCCATCTTGCCACCGATTTTTCGCGAATCGATACAATCTAAAAGTACACATACGAGACAAACACGACACCAGGGAAGGGACATTACAATGCGATATATGTCAGAAGCGTATGAGAAATCCTTCCTGTCTCCGAGTTCACATGTATCACCACCGTAAACAAGCAGCTTATCTGGCCCAACTGAGTGCTCAAGGAGATCAAATGCGACACGT gGTTCAGAATATGGTCGAGAACAAATGGCGTACTGAAGCAAAAGCTGAGTTCAGGGAAACcgaaaa
- the LOC113404035 gene encoding UDP-sugar transporter UST74c yields MSGHNSQEDAEADRILMVKKILSAAFYALASFMITVVNKTVLTSYAFPSYQVLGLGQMLATILVLWCSRSMKMVQFPSLDSSVARRIWPLPLIYMGNMATGLGGTKELSLPMFTALRRFSILMTMILERFVLGIKASWPVQASVFAMVGGALLAAADDVTFSWTGYTLVLLNDGFTAANGVYMKKKLDSKELGKYGLMYYNALFMIVPATAIAWCTGDLESSAAYPHWSDMLFLAQFLMSCVMGFVLSYSVMMCTQYNSALTTTIIGCLKNILVTYLGMIIGGDYVYSWLNFVGLNISVLASLGYTYVTFKRKPAPYMLLNDANSKVDTV; encoded by the coding sequence ATGTCGGGACATAATTCACAAGAAGACGCAGAAGCTGACAGGATTCTAATGGTGAAAAAAATTCTGAGTGCTGCTTTTTATGCGTTGGCATCGTTTATGATAACGGTAGTGAATAAAACAGTATTAACATCGTATGCATTTCCTTCCTACCAAGTATTAGGCTTAGGACAAATGTTAGCAACGATTTTAGTACTATGGTGCAGTCGATCTATGAAAATGGTACAATTTCCATCATTAGATAGTAGTGTCGCGCGCCGGATTTGGCCACTACCGCTGATCTACATGGGTAACATGGCTACAGGACTAGGAGGCACAAAAGAACTTAGCCTTCCTATGTTTACAGCTCTAAGAAGATTCAGCATACTTATGACGATGATTCTTGAAAGATTTGTACTTGGAATTAAAGCATCTTGGCCTGTACAGGCTAGTGTATTTGCCATGGTTGGAGGTGCACTACTTGCTGCTGCTGATGATGTAACATTCTCTTGGACGGGTTACACCCTTGTGCTATTAAATGATGGATTTACAGCTGCTAATGGTGTTTACATGAAAAAGAAATTAGATTCAAAAGAGCTCGGCAAGTATGGACTTATGTATTATAATGCTCTGTTCATGATAGTGCCAGCCACAGCAATTGCTTGGTGTACTGGTGATCTGGAAAGCTCTGCAGCTTATCCTCATTGGTCAGATATGCTGTTCTTAGCTCAATTCTTAATGTCTTGTGTTATGGGGTTTGTTTTGTCTTACAGTGTTATGATGTGTACACAATACAATAGTGCCTTAACAACAACAATTATaggttgtttaaaaaatatattagttacataTTTAGGAATGATAATAGGTGGAGATTATGTATACTCATGGCTCAACTTTGTTGGATTAAATATAAGTGTATTAGCCAGTTTAGGCTATACATATGTTACATTCAAGCGTAAACCAGCTCCATATATGCTGCTGAATGATGCTAATAGCAAAGTTGATACCGTATAG